GCAGGTCGTCCTCCGCGTGGTCGGCTACCGGATCCCGTTCCGGAAGCTCGTCGTCACCTACTACGCGGCGACGTTCGCCAACTACGTCACCCCGCTGGGCCAGGCCGGCGGCGAACCCTTTATCGCCTACGTGCTCTCCAGGGACACCGACGCCAGCTACGAGGACTCGCTGGCCTCGGTCGTGACCGCCGACCTCCTGAACCTCCTGCCGTTCTTCACCTTCGCCGCGATCGGCACGGTGGTCCTCGTCGTGCGGACGACCCTGTCGGAGCAGATCCGCGGCGTCGCGGGAATTCTGGTCGTCTTCGCCGTCGGCGTCCCCGTCGCCGCCGTCGTCGGGTGGCGCTCGCGCCGTCGGCTCGGGCGCCTCGCCCTGCGCGTCGTCGCGCCGGTCGCCCGGCGGACCCGCTTTCTCAGCGTCGAGGGGCTGCGCGAGCGGCTGCGCGAACTCAACACCGCCTTCGAGCGCATCGCCGCCGACCGGGCGGCGCTGGCCCACGCGCTCGTCTACTCGTTCGTCGGCTGGCTGTTCTTCGCGCTCCCGCTGTACGCCGCCGTCCGCGCGCTCGGGGAGTCGATCTCCATCTTCCTCGTCTTCTTCATCGTCCCCGCGAGCACGCTCGCCGGGCTGACTCCCTCCCCCGGCGGGCTCGCCGGCGTCGAGGCGGCGCTGGCCGGCCTGCTCGGGACGCTCGGCGGCTTCTCCTTCGCGACCGGCCTGTCGATCGCCATCGTCTACCGGCTGGCGAGCTACGTCTTCGCCGTGCTGGCCGGCGGGGCCGCCGCGGTGTACGTCGTCTCGCGGAACTGAACGGTGGCCGCGGCGCCCCAGCGCTCGGACGCGGCGGCCGAACGGCGTC
Above is a genomic segment from Halosimplex halophilum containing:
- a CDS encoding lysylphosphatidylglycerol synthase transmembrane domain-containing protein, producing the protein MSETGRDLFDFVDRQTALKIVGGFAIALVALGLIAYGIGIEKIRQELVRADPAWLAAGCLSTAVGLVAWAKAWQVVLRVVGYRIPFRKLVVTYYAATFANYVTPLGQAGGEPFIAYVLSRDTDASYEDSLASVVTADLLNLLPFFTFAAIGTVVLVVRTTLSEQIRGVAGILVVFAVGVPVAAVVGWRSRRRLGRLALRVVAPVARRTRFLSVEGLRERLRELNTAFERIAADRAALAHALVYSFVGWLFFALPLYAAVRALGESISIFLVFFIVPASTLAGLTPSPGGLAGVEAALAGLLGTLGGFSFATGLSIAIVYRLASYVFAVLAGGAAAVYVVSRN